A region of the Bacillus sp. NP247 genome:
TGCACTAAATGTGAAGCAATGGCTTCAACGAAAACATGTCCGCATGGGAAAGAAGACCGTGTCATCTTATCGGGTACGAAAGTACGAGAAATGTTAAGGAATGGTGAGATTCCGCCAAGTACATTTAGCCGTAAAGAAGTAGTGGAAGTATTAATTAAAGGTTTGAAAAAAGAAGTAGTAACAGAATAGGGAGAGAATGAGATGGATACGAATACTACTTGGCATACAGCTTCTGTTTCAAAAGATGAGAGAAGAATGAAGAATGGGCATCACAGTTTTGTAGTTTGGTTTACTGGTTTATCAGCTTCGGGTAAATCTACAGTAGCGAATGCGGTTGCTCGTAAACTATTTGAAAAGAATATCGGAAATTATGTGCTTGATGGGGATAATATTCGCCAAGGTTTAAATAAAGATTTAGGTTTTTCTGAAAGTGATCGCATGGAAAATATAAGACGTATTGGCGAAGTGGCGAAGCTATTGGTAGATCAAGGAACTGTTGTCCTTACAGCGTTTATTTCACCATTTCGAGTAGACAGAAAACAAGTTAGAGATCTATTAGCGGCAGATGAGTTTATTGAAGTCTTTGTGAATTGTCCGATTGAAGAGTGTGAGAAACGTGATCCGAAAGGACTTTATAAAAAGGCGAGAAAAGGTGATATTAAAGAGTTTACGGGAATTGATTCACCGTATGAGGAACCAGAACAAGCAGAATTAATTGTAGAAACGCACAAGTATTCTATTGAAGAATGTGCAGAACAAATCGTGAAATACTTACAAGAGCGTAGTTTTATATAGGGGGATTTAAAAATGAGCTATGAAAAAGTATGGGCTAATAACGAAAAATTAAATCAGACTGAGAAAAATAAATTAGAAAAAGATGGTTTGGAAATTTTTAATGATATTCCATACTACGCAGAAAATGGATTCGAATCTATTCCGAAAGAAGAGTGGGACGCATTTAAATGGGCAGGATTGTATTTGCAAAGACCGAAAGAAGCTGGCTATTTTATGATGCGGGTAAATATTCCTTCAGGGATTATTACAAACGCGCAGGCAGAAGTGCTTGCTTCTATCGCTGAGGATTATGGACGCGATGTAATAGATATTACGACAAGACAGGCGATTCAGTTTCACTGGTTAGAAATTCAGCAAATTCCAGATATTTTTAAAAGGTTAGCAAGAGTTGGATTATCTTCAGCAGGGGCGTGTGGTGATATAACACGTAATATTACAGGTAATCCACTTGCTGGAATTGATGCGAATGAATTGTTTGATACAACGCATATTGTGAAAGAGGTATATGACTATTTCCAACATAATGAAGAGTTTTCTAATCTACCACGTAAATTTAAAATGTCTATTAGTTCTAACATTTATAACTCAGCAAACGCAGAGATTAACTGTGTTGCATTTACACCTGCAACGAAAGAGATAGATGGTGAGAAAAAAGTTGGCTTTCATATAAAAGTAGGCGGTGGCTTATCAGCTCGTCCATACTTAGCAGAAGAATTAGACGTGTTCGTTTTACCAGAAGAAGTGAAAAAGGTAGCGATTGCAATTGCTACTATATTCCGTGATTTTGGATATCGTGAAAAACGCCACTTAGCACGTTTGAAATTTCTTATCGCTGACTGGGGCGCTGAGAAATTTAAAGAGAAACTAGTAGAATACACAGGCCCATTGCAAAGTAAAGGGGAAAGTGCTCTCAAAGGCTGGAATGCAGGATACTTTTATGGCGTTCAAGATCAAAAACAAGAAGGATTAAAGTATGTCGGCTTTAATGTACCAGTAGGGCGTTTACATGCAGAGGAAATGTTTGAGATTGCAAGCATTGCAAAGAAATATGGAAACGGGCAAATTCGAACTTGTAACTCTCAAAACTTTATTGTTCCGAATATTCCGCCAGAAAATATTGAAGGACTATTAAGTGAACCGTTGTTTGAAGCAATTTCTGCAAATCCAAAATCCTTTATCGGTCATGCGGTTTCATGTACTGGTATTGAGTATTGTAATCTTGCGTTAGTAGAAACGAAAGAAAGATTACGCAAAATCGCAGAGTACTTAGATACACAAATTGCACTTGATGTACCAGTTCGAATTCATATGGTAGGATGCCCGAATTCCTGTGGTCAACGTCAAATTGCTGATATTGGTTTGCAAGGAGTGAAACTGAAAACAAAGGAAAAGGGAATCGTTGAGGCGTTTGAAATATATGTGGGCGGAACGCTATTAGACGGAGGAGCATATAACGAAAAATTAAAAGGAAAAATAGATGGAGAAGATTTGCCGGATGTTCTCGTGTCCTTTTTAAGTTATTTCCAAAAGAATAAATTACTAGCCGAAACGTTTTATGATTTCGTCGGACGTGTTGGAGTGGAAGAATTACAAATTGTACTAAATCGTGTAGTAGAAGAAGTAATAGCGTCTTAGGAGGGGCAATATGGATTTATATCGATTTGAAGCTGTATTAGCGAATAGTGTTGTTCCGATAGTCGTTGTTGCTCAAAGTGAAGAACACGCATTTAAGCTTGCAGAGATAGAACTTGAAAAATACTTTTTACCGCTACCAGAAGTGAAAGAACTTTCTTTATATGAAAAAAAGAAGATTCGAAAAGGTGCGGCATTTGTTATTCATGAGTAAGGAGCAGTGTAATCCGAAATAATAGTAACTTCCATTCGTGATGAAGAGTGGAAGTTTCATTTTATAGTAGAAATGAGGAGAGATGATGGGGAAGGTTTATATCGTTGGGGCGGGTCCTGGTGATCCGGATTTAATTACTGTTAAAGGGTTGAGATGCATCGAGAAGGCCGATGTTATTTTGTACGATCGTCTCGTAAATAAAGAATTGCTCTCTTATGCAAAGCCTGAAGCGGATTTAATTTATTGCGGGAAACTCCCAAATTATCACACGATGAAGCAAGAGACAATTAACACATTTCTTATTAAATATGCGAAAAAAGGAAGAGTTGTAACGAGGCTTAAGGGCGGAGATCCATTTGTATTTGGAAGAGGTGGAGAAGAAGCTGAAGCGTTAGCGAAGCAAAGTATCCCATTTGAAATTATTCCTGGTATTTCAGCTGGGATAGCTGCTCCTGCTTATGCTGGAATTCCAGTAACGCATCGCGATGCAAGTGCAAGTTTTGCTGTTGTGACAGGGCACCGGAAAGAAGGGGCTGAAGAGGAAGTGAAGTGGGAAAGTTTAGCGAAAGGTGTAGATACATTAGCGGTCTATATGGGGGTTAGTAATTTACCTTACATATGTGAACAACTAATAAAACACGGAAAAGATCAAAGTACACCTGCCGCTATCATTGAGTGGGGAACGACATCTATGCAGCGTACTGTTACAGCGACGTTAGGAACAATTGTAGATGTTGCCAAAAAAGAACGAATTCAAAATCCGAGTATGATTGTTATTGGAGAAGTTGTCCGTTTTAGAGAAAAGATACATTGGTTTGAGAAACAAACGGAAAATGCATATCCAGTAAGTGGAGTATTGTAAAATGAAGGCTGTCTTGTATATATGTCATGGAAGCCGTTTGAGAGCAGCAAAAGAAGAAGTGGTTGCATTTATTACATCATGTATGAACTGTGTAGAGGCAAATATTCAAGAAATTTGTTTTTTAGAGCTAGCGAGTCCTTCTATTGAAGAAGGATTTCGTGCATGCGTGAAGCGTGGTGCTACAGAGATTGTTGCTATTCCTGTTTTTTTATTAGCGGCAGGACATGTAAAGAAAGATATTCCGTTTGAATTACGAAAGTTAAACGAAGAATATCCGGATATCAAAATAGTGTATGGTAATCCATTTGGTGTATCAGAAGTGCTTGTAAAAGCGGTATATAACGGAAGTGGCATTAAAGACTATGAAGAAGAAGTAACACTTTTGCTTGTTGCAAGAGGTAGTAGTGATCCGGAAACTTTACAAGACATAAAGTGGATTTCTTCTTTATTTCAAAAAGAAGAGAACATTAAAGAGGTGGAAGTTTGTTATTTAGCAGCCGCGGAGCCGAAGTTTGATGAGAAGTTGAAAGAAATTGTAAAACAAAAAGAACGGAACATTGTTGTGTTACCTTACTTATTATTTACAGGTTTACTCATGAAACATGTTGAGAAAGAAGTGCGTCAATATGAGTCGGAAGAGATAACAATAAGTCCATATTTAGGAAAGAATGTAGCGTTTCGAGAGATGTTAATTCAAAAAACAGAGGAAATATTGAAGGGGGATCAATATGTATCCACTTACAGTACGAGTTGATAAGAAACGTGTTGTTGTCATTGGTGGAGGGAAAGTAGCAGGGTTTAAAATTATTCCTTTACTAAAACAAGGTGCGGATATAGTTGTGGTAAGTACAGAATTAGATGCGAATTTAGTGAAACTTGTAGAAGAAAAGCAAATTCGTTGGTATCAAAGAGAGTATGAGAAAAGTGATATTAAAGATGCTTTTTTAGTAGTTGCAGCGACTGGCGATTCGGTACTAAATGAACAAATTGCTGAAGATGCCTCGGTAAATCAATTGGTAAATGTTATTACGAATCCGGCAAGTGGAAATGTTCATTTTCCGGCGGTGTTTCATCGTGGTTTGCTTAATGTAGCTGTTTCTACAGGAGGAGCAAGCCCGAAATTGGCGAAAAAAATTCGTGACGATATCGCAAATAAATATGATGAGACATATGAAGCGTATCTTAATTTTTTATATGAAGTAAGAATAAAAGTGAAAAAATTACAAGTAGATAAGCGGCAGAGAAATATATTATTACAAGAAGTATTAAAGTCAGTATATATTCTAAATGGAGAAAAAAGAGAATTGTTTTTACAAGAATTAGAGAGAAAGGTTCATATAGGATAATGAGTAAATTGTTCTTTACAACTATAAGAATATAATTTATAATCACAAGTAACTTCAATAGATGAAATCGATGAGCAAGAAGAGTACGTATATTTGATGCGTTCAGAGAGCTGGGGTAAGGTGTGAGCCCGGTACGATAAAATATACAGAATGGGCTTGCGAGAGGTATGCTGAACATTGCAGTAGGCAACCCGGGTTCCGCCGTTAAAAGGATAGAGTATCGGAGTTTTCCTGTACTTGAACAAGTGGGATTTATCAATCCAATTGAGGTGGTACCACGGTATTTATATTACATATATCGTCCTCTACATGCATATTTGCGTGTAGGGGACTTTTTTATTTTCTAAAGGAGGTGTGCGAGTATGAAATGAAAGTGTATAATTAGTAAAAGTTTAAATATTCAGAAAAGGAGAAATTATAATGAAAGAAACACAGCAATGGACGTCGAAAATAGGCTTTGTACTCGCAGCAGCCGGAGCCGCAGTAGGTCTTGGGGCAATATGGAAATTTCCATATGTTGCAGGTAATGGCGGGGGAGGCGCATTCTTCCTTGTATTCTTACTATTAACTGTATTTATTGGTATGCCTCTTCTTATAGCTGAATTTGTTATCGGACGTAGTACCCAAAAAGAGGCGGTTACAGCTTATAAAATATTAGTACCAAATAGTAAGTTATATCCTTGGATTGGTCGTATGGGAGTTGTTACTTGTTTTAGCGTACTATCTTTCTATAGTGTTGTAGGCGGATGGATTTTACTTTATTTATACTATAGTGTCACAGGTAGTTTCTGGAACGGTGTAGTCGATTATGGGCAATTGTTTGGTGAAACAATTGCAAATCCAGCAAGTGCTATTGGAGCACAATTCATCTTTATGCTTTGTACCATTTTTGTTGTTAGCAAAGGTGTGGAAAAAGGCATAGAAAAAGCAAGTAAGTACATGATGCCGCTATTATTTATTTTATTTATTGCTATCATTATTCGTGCGTTAACACTTGATGGTGCTATGGCTGGGGTAGAGTTCTTCTTAAAACCAGATTTTTCAAAGCTTACAGCAGATACGATTTTATATGCGATGGGACAATCTTTCTTCTCACTAACGGTAGGTGCCTCGGTAATGGTAACCTATAGTTCATATTTAAAGAAAGAAGAGCATTTAGCTAAATCAGCAACATCTATTGTAAGTTTAACTATTTTTATTACAGTGCTTGCAGGGTTGGCAATTTTCCCAGCGATTTTCGCATTAGGGGTTAAGCCGACTGAAGGACCAGGACTATTATTTATCATCCTTCCTGCTGTATTTGCAAAAATACCATTTGGACAATTTTTCTTTATTATGTTTTTAGTGTTATTCTTCTTTGCGACTTTAACATCTGCGATTTCAATGCTTGAAATTGTAGTAGCATCTGTTGCGAAAGGTAATGAGAAGAAGCGTCCATCAGCATCGTTATTAATTGGTATTCTTATTTTTGCAGTTGGAATTCCATCAGCATTATCGTTTGGAATTATGAGTGATGTGAAAATATTTGGTAAGACATTCTTTGATTTCGTCGATTTTTCGGTGAGTAATGTGTTACTGCCATTAGGGGTACTAGCCATTTCACTATTCGTACCAAATAAAATGAGTAAAGAGTTATTAATGAAAGAATTAGAAGTTACGGAAACGAAAGGGAAAACATTGTTTAACATTTGGTTCTTCTTACTTCGTTATATCATTCCAGTAACTGTAATTATCGTATTTTTAAATGCGATAGGCGTATTTAAAATGTTTGCATAATAAAAAGACGGAGGATCAATTCTCCGTCTTTTTATTGTGTTGTAGGTGTATTTAATAAACGGTTATATGTTTTATAAGCAGCAACAACTGCGATAAAGGATCCTATTAAAAATAAAGCGGATCCGCCAAGTGTGAATATTCGGCCGATGTATGTTTCCCTAGCTTCTTCTATTTCCTCTTGTAATTGTGTATTCATATTTATCACCTCGCAAAATATAGGCATTTAGTTGTAGTTTATGTGAAAGGCCTATAGAGTGTGAAATGGTAGTGAAAAAACTCGGTATGCACCGAGTTTTTTATAATCCGATATAAGGAGATGGGTCGACTGCGTTTGTCTTGCCGACATTCCATTCTCCAATATGAAGTTCAAAGTGTAAATGTTGTCCGTAAGATTGACCGGTATTTCCCATAAAGCCAAGTTGATCGCCTTGTTTTACAGTTTGTCCATTGGATACAGAGCGACTATTCATATGTGCATACACTGTCGTATATGTTTTTCCGTTAACACGGTGAGATAAGTAAACAACGTTTCCGTAACTAGAGGATAATTCTGAACGGATAACAACACCATCTGCAGCGGCAATAATCGGAACTGTTCCCGAAGCTGCGATATCGATTCCTTTATGGTTATCTAAAGAACGTGCGCCGAATCCAGAAGTTTTTGATCCAGCCGCAGGTTTAATAAATCCACCTTTGTTCGTATCTTGCGGTGTTGGTGCGGCTTGTGTGCTTTCTTTAGCAGAAGCAGCGGCTTGTTTTTTTGCTTCCTCAGCCTTGCGTGCCTCTTCCGCTTTCCGAGCTTCCTCCGCACGTTTTTCTTCTTCAATTGCTTTTTGAACAGCTTGACGCTGGTTTTCTAAAATACCTTGTGACTCTTCTAATCCTTCAATCTCGGAATCTACTTTTGATACTTTCGTATGTAGATCTTTAATAAGAGTTTGTTGCTGTTGTTGATTACTTTGTAACTCTTGTTGTTTTTGCTCTAATTTTTGTTCAGATTCTTTCAGTTGTTGCTCTTTTTTCTCAACAGCCTCTTTTTCTGTCGTTACAGCATGTTGATCATCTGTTTGCTTTTTCACAATATCGGTATCGTTATTTAAAATTAAACTTACAGAATACATATTATCAACAAGATCAGCGATATTTGCAGAACTTGTTAATACTTCTGTAATGATACTCGTACGAGGCTTCTCTTGCATAGATTGTAGTCGTTGTTTAATAACCTCTTGACGTGTATCTATGTTTGTTTGTAATTGCTCTATATGTTTCTTTTTTTCAGCAATTGTTTGCTGCGTTTTGCTAATTTCTTTTTTTGTATCGTTTAATTCAGCTTCGTTTTTATTAATAGAAGTAGTTAATTCGTCGATTTTTTTTTGTAATTCCTGGATTTCTTTTTCTATTTGTTCTTTCTCAGCTGATTTATTTTGTAAGTCATTTTGTTTGCCTTCTAATTCAGATTGAATATTAGATAATTTATTTTCATTCGTTTCAGCGTATACGGGTGAAAGTAACGGGGAAACGAAAATCGTTCCAGCTGCTAAAACACTAAATGCTGCAAATTTCTTTTTCATTGTTGTATGGCTCCTTTCCCTATGAATGTTATATATCATAAGAAGAAGAGTGTCTATCGTTGTAATCATAATGTAAAGAAAATTTTATAATTTTGCTAAGTTTTGTCGGAATTTAGTGTTTTTTCGTAGTGTTTGTCATAAAGTTAAAATTCTTGAATGTATAGAAAAAGATATCAATTTCTATATTTTTTTAAAAAACATGGAAAATAATGGAATTTTCCATAACGAAACAGTAGTTTAATAACCTAACAATCACTAGTAAGGAATCGATTTCATGTGAGGTTTTCTGACATGAGGTTTGTTTTTGTCAAGAAAATTATTTGCATTCGTGCAAACTTATTTTGTTGTCAGATTTTAAATTTTGATTTATGATTTTTAACAGGGACAAAATGTAGTGAATTGTCGAATAATATGTAATACTCTTAATTTCAAGTTTTATAGAGATAGAATGAGAGATAGAGTGACACATCGAAGAGGGGGTTACCACAAGTATGAAAAGAATAGGACTTGCATGGCAAATTTTAATAGGACTTGCGCTTGGTATTGCAGTTGGGGCGATTTTCTTTGGCAATCCGGAAGTGGTGAAGTACTTACAGCCAATTGGTGATATTTTCATCCGATTAATTAAGATGATTGTTGTACCGATTGTTGTAGCTAGTATTGTTGTTGGGGTTGCTGGTGTTGGCGATGTTAAGAAGTTAGGTCGACTAGGCGGAAAAACAATTATTTACTTTGAAATTATTACAACGATTGCAATTGCTGTTGGTCTATTAATAGCGAACATTTTCCAACCTGGAAAAGGCGTTGATATGGATAAGTTAACAAAAACAGATATTTCTAAATATACACATACGACAGAGCAAGTACAAAGTCATTCGTTCGCGGATACGTTTGTAAATATTGTTCCGACGAACATTATGAAATCATTAGCTGAAGGTGATATGCTTGCTATTATCTTCTTCTCAGTATTATTTGGTTTAGGTGTAGCAGCAGTTGGTGAGCGTGGCAAACCAGTTCTACAATTTTTCCAAGGTGTGGCAGATGCAATGTTTTATGTAACGAACCAAGTTATGAAGTTTGCACCATTTGGTGTATTCGCATTAATTGGTGTTACAGTTTCTACATTCGGATTAGCTTCATTAATTCCATTAGGGAAATTACTCATTGTAGTATATGGGGCGATGATATTCTTCGTTGTGGTCGTATTAGGACTTACAGCGAAAATATTCGGTATTAACATTTTTCAATTCTTTAAAATTTTAAAAGACGAGCTGATCTTAGCGTATTCTACAGCAAGTTCAGAAACGGTTTTACCGAAAATTATGGAGAAAATGGAGAAATTCGGTTGTCCGAAAGCAATTACGTCTTTCGTTATTCCGACAGGTTATTCATTTAACTTAGATGGATCAACTTTATATCAAGCAATTGCGGCAATTTTCTTAGCGCAAATGTACGGTATTGAATTATCCATTACACAACAAATTACATTATTACTTGTATTAATGGTTACATCAAAAGGTATCGCGGGTGTACCGGGCGTATCATTCGTTGTATTATTAGCAACACTTGGTACAGTTGGTATTCCAGCTGAAGGTTTAGCATTTATTGCAGGTATTGACCGTATTCTAGATATGGCTCGTACGGCAGTTAACGTTGTAGGTAACTCTTTAGCGGCTGTAGTTATGTCTAAGTGGGAAGGTCAATATGACGCTGAAAAAGGACAAGCCTATTTAAAAGAGATATCTGAAAAGGGTCAAGCGGCTTAATTATGATTTGAAAAGCTCTCACATATTATGTGAGAGCTTTTCTGTATGTAGAAGAGGAGAGAAAGTTATGAAACGTAAGTACGGTGATGGTTCTACGTGGAAGCGATTATTAGAGAAGACATACACAGTAAAACAAGCTGAAGCAGGTATGTTAGGAATATTGGATATAAAAAAGGTGAGAGAGCCTAGTTATAAAGAATACAATAGTAAAGAGCTTTGCATTGCAGGTGATGGGTATACATGGATGCAATATTTTATAAACGGGAAAAACTTTGCAATTACAGCTATGTTAGACAATCAAAAACAATTAGTGCAATATTATATCGATGTGACGAAAGAATTTAAAATAGACGAGCATGGTTTACCTTATTTTGATGATTTATATTTAGATGTCGTATTGTTACCAAACGGTGAGATTTATGTATTAGATGAAGATGAGTTAGAGGATGCTTATAGAATGGACGATGTTACGAAGGAAGAATATGAATTAGCTTGGCATACAACGAAATGGATTGTAGCAACGATAAAAAATGGAGAATTTTATTGGATCTCAGTATTGGATAAAGAAATTGAAAAGTTAAAATGATTGATGTATTCATATTTTTGTATAATTACCAAAAAAAACTATACAAAAAATAATTGACTTTTGTTTTGTAAGCGAGTAAAGTTAGGAAAGAAATTATTATTAAAAAATAAATATGAAACCTTCTTATAAAGAGAGGCGGAGGGACTGGCCCTACGATGCCTCGGCAGCGGACTCGATTTCAGAGTGCTGTGCCAAATCCAGCAAGCATGTGCTTGAAAGATGAGAAGAGTGTTTCTTATAGATGTATAAGACCTCTTCTCATCGGAAGAGGTCTTTTGTTATTCATTAGAAAAGGTTGAAAACTAGGGAGAGATGATACGTTGAAAGAAACGAGAGGAAATGGTTTAGCGTTATTACCACTTGGAATATTTTTGGCGCTATTTATTGGTTCTGGAATTATTACAGGTGATTTCTATAAATTGCCGATACTTGTAGCAATTTCAATTGCTGTAGGAATTGCTTTAGTGATGAATCGTAAAGAAAGCTTTAATGTGAAAGTAGAACGATTTGCTAAAGGTGCAGGAAATCCGGATATTATGATTATGGTATTAATTTTTGTACTTGCAGGGGCGTTTTCTGAAACAGCAAAAGGAATGGGCGGAGTTGATTCAACTGTTAATTTAGCGTTATCTATTTTGCCACCAGGATTTATCGTTGCTGGAATTTTTGTTATAGGGGCATTTATTTCATTAGCGATGGGAACTTCAATGGGAACAATTGCAGCACTAGCACCAATTGCTGTAGGTATTAGTGGGCAAACTGATATCTCAATTGCACTTGCGATGGCTACGGTTGTGGGCGGAGCGATGTTTGGTGATAATTTATCATTTATTTCAGATACAACAATTGCTGCTGTTCGTTCACAAGGAACAGAAATGAAAGATAAGTTTAAAACGAACTTTTTAATTGTATTACCAGCCGCTATTATTACAATTGTACTATTAGTAATAATTACTTTAGGAAGTGATACACAAGTTAAAGCCCATAGTTTTGACTGGATAAAGATTTTACCGTATGCAGGAGTACTTATTACCGCGCTACTTGGCTGGAATGTACTTATTGTGTTAACTGGTGGAACTGTATTATCTGGCGCTATAGGTCTTATAGATGGAAGTTACACGTTGGAGAGTTTCTTTAAAAGTGTAACGACTGGAATGGGCGGTATGATGGAGTTAGTATTACTTGCCATTTTAATCGGTGGTATGGTCGAACTGATCCAATATAATGGTGGTATTCAATATTTAATGAATCTTTTAACGCATAATATTCGTTCGAAAAAAGGAGCAGAGTTCGGTATTGCTGGCTTAGTGAGTATGACGAATATGTGTACAGCAAACAATACAATCTCTATCATTTTTACAGGTCCGCTTGCGAAAAATATTGCAGATCAGTATGAAATTGA
Encoded here:
- a CDS encoding NAD(P)-binding protein, whose product is MYPLTVRVDKKRVVVIGGGKVAGFKIIPLLKQGADIVVVSTELDANLVKLVEEKQIRWYQREYEKSDIKDAFLVVAATGDSVLNEQIAEDASVNQLVNVITNPASGNVHFPAVFHRGLLNVAVSTGGASPKLAKKIRDDIANKYDETYEAYLNFLYEVRIKVKKLQVDKRQRNILLQEVLKSVYILNGEKRELFLQELERKVHIG
- a CDS encoding nitrite/sulfite reductase, translated to MSYEKVWANNEKLNQTEKNKLEKDGLEIFNDIPYYAENGFESIPKEEWDAFKWAGLYLQRPKEAGYFMMRVNIPSGIITNAQAEVLASIAEDYGRDVIDITTRQAIQFHWLEIQQIPDIFKRLARVGLSSAGACGDITRNITGNPLAGIDANELFDTTHIVKEVYDYFQHNEEFSNLPRKFKMSISSNIYNSANAEINCVAFTPATKEIDGEKKVGFHIKVGGGLSARPYLAEELDVFVLPEEVKKVAIAIATIFRDFGYREKRHLARLKFLIADWGAEKFKEKLVEYTGPLQSKGESALKGWNAGYFYGVQDQKQEGLKYVGFNVPVGRLHAEEMFEIASIAKKYGNGQIRTCNSQNFIVPNIPPENIEGLLSEPLFEAISANPKSFIGHAVSCTGIEYCNLALVETKERLRKIAEYLDTQIALDVPVRIHMVGCPNSCGQRQIADIGLQGVKLKTKEKGIVEAFEIYVGGTLLDGGAYNEKLKGKIDGEDLPDVLVSFLSYFQKNKLLAETFYDFVGRVGVEELQIVLNRVVEEVIAS
- a CDS encoding sodium-dependent transporter translates to MKETQQWTSKIGFVLAAAGAAVGLGAIWKFPYVAGNGGGGAFFLVFLLLTVFIGMPLLIAEFVIGRSTQKEAVTAYKILVPNSKLYPWIGRMGVVTCFSVLSFYSVVGGWILLYLYYSVTGSFWNGVVDYGQLFGETIANPASAIGAQFIFMLCTIFVVSKGVEKGIEKASKYMMPLLFILFIAIIIRALTLDGAMAGVEFFLKPDFSKLTADTILYAMGQSFFSLTVGASVMVTYSSYLKKEEHLAKSATSIVSLTIFITVLAGLAIFPAIFALGVKPTEGPGLLFIILPAVFAKIPFGQFFFIMFLVLFFFATLTSAISMLEIVVASVAKGNEKKRPSASLLIGILIFAVGIPSALSFGIMSDVKIFGKTFFDFVDFSVSNVLLPLGVLAISLFVPNKMSKELLMKELEVTETKGKTLFNIWFFLLRYIIPVTVIIVFLNAIGVFKMFA
- the cobA gene encoding uroporphyrinogen-III C-methyltransferase, translating into MGKVYIVGAGPGDPDLITVKGLRCIEKADVILYDRLVNKELLSYAKPEADLIYCGKLPNYHTMKQETINTFLIKYAKKGRVVTRLKGGDPFVFGRGGEEAEALAKQSIPFEIIPGISAGIAAPAYAGIPVTHRDASASFAVVTGHRKEGAEEEVKWESLAKGVDTLAVYMGVSNLPYICEQLIKHGKDQSTPAAIIEWGTTSMQRTVTATLGTIVDVAKKERIQNPSMIVIGEVVRFREKIHWFEKQTENAYPVSGVL
- a CDS encoding sirohydrochlorin chelatase; this encodes MKAVLYICHGSRLRAAKEEVVAFITSCMNCVEANIQEICFLELASPSIEEGFRACVKRGATEIVAIPVFLLAAGHVKKDIPFELRKLNEEYPDIKIVYGNPFGVSEVLVKAVYNGSGIKDYEEEVTLLLVARGSSDPETLQDIKWISSLFQKEENIKEVEVCYLAAAEPKFDEKLKEIVKQKERNIVVLPYLLFTGLLMKHVEKEVRQYESEEITISPYLGKNVAFREMLIQKTEEILKGDQYVSTYSTS
- a CDS encoding murein hydrolase activator EnvC, which produces MKKKFAAFSVLAAGTIFVSPLLSPVYAETNENKLSNIQSELEGKQNDLQNKSAEKEQIEKEIQELQKKIDELTTSINKNEAELNDTKKEISKTQQTIAEKKKHIEQLQTNIDTRQEVIKQRLQSMQEKPRTSIITEVLTSSANIADLVDNMYSVSLILNNDTDIVKKQTDDQHAVTTEKEAVEKKEQQLKESEQKLEQKQQELQSNQQQQQTLIKDLHTKVSKVDSEIEGLEESQGILENQRQAVQKAIEEEKRAEEARKAEEARKAEEAKKQAAASAKESTQAAPTPQDTNKGGFIKPAAGSKTSGFGARSLDNHKGIDIAASGTVPIIAAADGVVIRSELSSSYGNVVYLSHRVNGKTYTTVYAHMNSRSVSNGQTVKQGDQLGFMGNTGQSYGQHLHFELHIGEWNVGKTNAVDPSPYIGL
- the cysC gene encoding adenylyl-sulfate kinase; the protein is MDTNTTWHTASVSKDERRMKNGHHSFVVWFTGLSASGKSTVANAVARKLFEKNIGNYVLDGDNIRQGLNKDLGFSESDRMENIRRIGEVAKLLVDQGTVVLTAFISPFRVDRKQVRDLLAADEFIEVFVNCPIEECEKRDPKGLYKKARKGDIKEFTGIDSPYEEPEQAELIVETHKYSIEECAEQIVKYLQERSFI
- a CDS encoding Na+/H+ antiporter NhaC family protein — its product is MKETRGNGLALLPLGIFLALFIGSGIITGDFYKLPILVAISIAVGIALVMNRKESFNVKVERFAKGAGNPDIMIMVLIFVLAGAFSETAKGMGGVDSTVNLALSILPPGFIVAGIFVIGAFISLAMGTSMGTIAALAPIAVGISGQTDISIALAMATVVGGAMFGDNLSFISDTTIAAVRSQGTEMKDKFKTNFLIVLPAAIITIVLLVIITLGSDTQVKAHSFDWIKILPYAGVLITALLGWNVLIVLTGGTVLSGAIGLIDGSYTLESFFKSVTTGMGGMMELVLLAILIGGMVELIQYNGGIQYLMNLLTHNIRSKKGAEFGIAGLVSMTNMCTANNTISIIFTGPLAKNIADQYEIDPRKSASVLDLFSCCVQGLIPYGAQMLTAAGFAALSPVELLPYAFYPILVGVCGIISILIGFPRFSKVAEKKEYHKTA
- a CDS encoding DUF3906 family protein translates to MDLYRFEAVLANSVVPIVVVAQSEEHAFKLAEIELEKYFLPLPEVKELSLYEKKKIRKGAAFVIHE
- the gltP gene encoding glutamate/aspartate:proton symporter GltP, with protein sequence MKRIGLAWQILIGLALGIAVGAIFFGNPEVVKYLQPIGDIFIRLIKMIVVPIVVASIVVGVAGVGDVKKLGRLGGKTIIYFEIITTIAIAVGLLIANIFQPGKGVDMDKLTKTDISKYTHTTEQVQSHSFADTFVNIVPTNIMKSLAEGDMLAIIFFSVLFGLGVAAVGERGKPVLQFFQGVADAMFYVTNQVMKFAPFGVFALIGVTVSTFGLASLIPLGKLLIVVYGAMIFFVVVVLGLTAKIFGINIFQFFKILKDELILAYSTASSETVLPKIMEKMEKFGCPKAITSFVIPTGYSFNLDGSTLYQAIAAIFLAQMYGIELSITQQITLLLVLMVTSKGIAGVPGVSFVVLLATLGTVGIPAEGLAFIAGIDRILDMARTAVNVVGNSLAAVVMSKWEGQYDAEKGQAYLKEISEKGQAA
- a CDS encoding DUF402 domain-containing protein gives rise to the protein MKRKYGDGSTWKRLLEKTYTVKQAEAGMLGILDIKKVREPSYKEYNSKELCIAGDGYTWMQYFINGKNFAITAMLDNQKQLVQYYIDVTKEFKIDEHGLPYFDDLYLDVVLLPNGEIYVLDEDELEDAYRMDDVTKEEYELAWHTTKWIVATIKNGEFYWISVLDKEIEKLK